The Roseibaca calidilacus genome has a window encoding:
- a CDS encoding DUF3833 family protein, whose product MLMTRRALLIGPLALGACSRLPASPDGPLQPITLEQAFAGRAVGAGVFRVDLTGSERRFRARLNGRLRGDRLTVVEDFIYDDGEENRLTWVFDRAGPGRWTGRREDTVGVAEVVETGTEIRLSYTADFNADGEITRLGFEDVIYFGPEGRVINDAVVTRFGLPVARVRFEMVQR is encoded by the coding sequence ATGCTAATGACCCGCCGCGCACTGCTGATAGGTCCTCTTGCCCTTGGCGCGTGTTCCCGCTTGCCCGCCAGCCCCGACGGGCCATTGCAACCGATCACGCTGGAACAGGCATTCGCGGGCCGCGCGGTGGGGGCGGGTGTGTTCCGGGTGGACCTGACCGGGTCCGAGCGCCGTTTTCGCGCGCGGCTGAACGGGCGGTTGCGGGGCGACAGGCTGACCGTGGTAGAGGATTTCATCTATGACGATGGCGAGGAAAACCGTCTGACATGGGTGTTCGACCGAGCCGGGCCGGGGCGTTGGACCGGGCGGCGCGAAGACACTGTGGGCGTGGCCGAGGTGGTCGAAACCGGCACCGAGATCCGCCTGTCCTACACTGCGGATTTCAACGCGGATGGCGAAATCACCCGGTTGGGCTTTGAAGATGTGATCTATTTTGGCCCCGAGGGCCGGGTCATCAACGACGCCGTTGTGACCCGCTTTGGCCTGCCGGTCGCGCGTGTGCGGTTCGAGATGGTGCAGCGCTAA
- the aroB gene encoding 3-dehydroquinate synthase: MTVQTVHVPLGDRAYDVVIGRGLIANAPHYLGPLLKRDRVAILTETRVAALHLDRVQRALGDIASPALALDPGEGTKNWAGLSQSVEWLLDEKVERRDLIMALGGGVIGDLAGFAAAVLRRGVRFVQVPTSLLAQVDSSVGGKTGINTRHGKNLVGAFHQPSLVLADIDLLDTLPARDFLAGYGEVVKYGLLGDAAFFDWLEANGPALAAGDHALRQYAVHRSVQMKAEIVVRDETEQGDRALLNLGHTFCHALEAATGYCDRLLHGEGVAIGCALAFELSARMGLCPQETPSRLRAHLRAMGMATDLADIPGDLPDADALIALMGQDKKVQDGRLRFILARDIGRAFVCDDVPGDLLRAVLQDGLARR; this comes from the coding sequence ATGACTGTTCAAACCGTCCATGTTCCTTTGGGGGATCGCGCGTATGACGTGGTCATTGGGCGCGGCCTGATAGCCAATGCGCCGCATTACCTTGGTCCGCTTCTAAAGCGTGACCGCGTGGCCATCCTGACGGAAACGCGCGTGGCAGCGCTGCATCTGGACCGGGTTCAGCGCGCCTTGGGCGATATAGCCAGCCCGGCACTGGCGTTGGATCCGGGCGAGGGGACGAAGAACTGGGCGGGGCTGTCGCAATCCGTTGAATGGCTGCTGGATGAAAAGGTCGAACGCCGTGATTTGATCATGGCGCTTGGCGGCGGCGTGATTGGCGATCTGGCGGGCTTTGCCGCGGCTGTGCTGCGCCGCGGTGTGCGCTTTGTGCAAGTGCCCACCTCGCTTCTGGCGCAGGTGGACAGTTCCGTGGGCGGCAAGACGGGCATCAATACGCGGCACGGCAAGAACCTTGTGGGCGCGTTTCACCAGCCTAGCCTTGTGCTGGCCGATATCGACCTGCTGGATACGCTGCCTGCGCGCGATTTTCTGGCGGGTTACGGAGAGGTGGTGAAATACGGCCTGCTGGGGGATGCCGCGTTTTTCGACTGGCTGGAAGCGAATGGCCCTGCCCTGGCCGCAGGCGATCACGCGCTGCGGCAATATGCCGTGCACCGCTCGGTGCAGATGAAGGCTGAAATCGTTGTGCGCGATGAAACCGAACAGGGCGACCGCGCGCTGCTGAACCTTGGCCACACCTTCTGCCACGCATTAGAGGCCGCGACCGGCTATTGCGACCGCTTGCTGCATGGCGAGGGCGTGGCGATTGGCTGCGCCTTGGCCTTCGAGTTGTCGGCCCGCATGGGTCTTTGCCCGCAAGAAACCCCCAGCCGCCTGCGCGCGCATCTGCGCGCCATGGGTATGGCGACCGATCTGGCCGATATTCCGGGCGATTTGCCCGATGCCGACGCGCTGATCGCCCTGATGGGGCAGGACAAAAAGGTGCAGGACGGGCGTTTACGCTTCATTCTTGCGCGCGATATCGGTCGCGCCTTTGTCTGCGACGATGTGCCGGGCGATCTGTTGCGCGCGGTGTTGCAGGACGGCTTGGCGCGGCGCTGA
- a CDS encoding shikimate kinase — protein sequence MKTWAVADHKGAFGMKLHKTVVLVGMMGAGKTAIGKHVAQMLGVPFRDSDEEIVAAAQMSIPEIFARDGEAFFRNREAEVIARLLQADPGILSVGGGAFLRADTRARIHDEGVSVWLRADLDLLWSRVRSKPTRPLLQTDDPRGTLARLLQERTPCYAQADLIADADPTYSIADMAQAVLQALATRPDVLEG from the coding sequence ATGAAAACTTGGGCTGTTGCAGATCACAAGGGCGCATTCGGCATGAAACTGCACAAGACCGTTGTTCTGGTCGGCATGATGGGCGCGGGCAAAACCGCCATCGGCAAGCATGTCGCACAGATGCTGGGCGTGCCGTTCCGCGATTCGGACGAGGAAATTGTCGCCGCTGCGCAGATGAGCATCCCAGAGATTTTCGCCCGCGACGGCGAAGCGTTTTTCCGCAACCGCGAGGCAGAGGTGATCGCGCGCCTGTTGCAGGCCGATCCCGGTATTTTGTCGGTGGGCGGCGGTGCATTTCTGCGCGCAGATACGCGCGCGCGCATCCATGACGAGGGCGTGTCGGTCTGGCTGCGCGCTGATCTGGACCTGTTGTGGTCGCGCGTGCGGTCCAAACCCACGCGCCCGCTGTTGCAGACCGATGACCCGCGCGGCACTTTGGCGCGCCTGCTGCAAGAGCGCACGCCCTGCTACGCGCAGGCGGATCTGATTGCAGATGCCGACCCGACCTATTCCATCGCCGATATGGCGCAGGCGGTGTTGCAGGCCTTGGCCACCCGCCCCGATGTTCTGGAAGGATAA
- a CDS encoding tyrosine recombinase, translated as MPDSARWISTFLQAAAAEAGAARNTQLAYGRDLRDFAGWCARNGLDFGTLTQAQIEAYLIALDAQGLAQATRARRLASIRQMFRFAYAEGWRDSDPAARIAGPGKPTKLPQTLSPSEVEALLHAARRTGRTEADRLRNTCLMELLYATGLRVSELVSLPVNAVRGDPRMILVTGKGGKDRMVPLSQPARAALTAWLAEWDQQASALRAARKAEPKALFPSRGKAGHLSRVGFFLALKEMAVTAGLDPARVSPHVLRHAFATHLLEGGADLRAIQTLLGHADIGTTEIYTHVLEERLKALVMDHHPLSET; from the coding sequence ATGCCGGATTCCGCCCGCTGGATATCGACCTTTTTGCAAGCCGCCGCTGCCGAAGCCGGGGCCGCACGCAACACGCAGCTGGCCTATGGGCGCGACCTGCGTGATTTTGCCGGGTGGTGCGCCCGCAACGGGCTGGATTTCGGCACGCTGACGCAAGCGCAGATTGAAGCCTACCTGATCGCGCTTGACGCCCAAGGATTGGCGCAGGCCACGCGCGCACGGCGTCTGGCATCTATTCGGCAGATGTTCCGCTTCGCCTATGCCGAAGGCTGGCGCGACAGCGACCCGGCGGCGCGCATTGCCGGGCCGGGCAAACCCACAAAACTGCCGCAAACACTGTCACCATCAGAGGTTGAGGCGCTGTTGCACGCCGCGCGGCGCACCGGGCGCACAGAGGCCGACCGGTTGCGCAACACCTGCCTTATGGAACTGCTTTACGCCACGGGCCTGCGCGTAAGTGAACTGGTCAGCCTGCCCGTGAACGCCGTGCGGGGCGATCCGCGCATGATCCTTGTCACCGGCAAGGGCGGCAAGGACCGCATGGTCCCCTTGTCACAGCCTGCGCGCGCGGCGTTGACCGCATGGCTTGCCGAATGGGACCAGCAGGCCAGCGCCCTGCGCGCCGCCCGCAAGGCAGAGCCGAAAGCGCTGTTTCCCTCGCGCGGGAAGGCCGGGCATCTTAGCCGTGTGGGGTTCTTTCTGGCGTTGAAAGAGATGGCGGTCACGGCAGGGCTGGACCCCGCGCGCGTCAGCCCGCATGTGCTGCGCCACGCTTTCGCCACCCATCTGCTGGAAGGCGGCGCGGATCTGCGCGCGATCCAGACGTTGCTGGGCCATGCCGACATTGGCACGACAGAGATTTACACCCATGTTCTGGAAGAACGCCTTAAGGCACTGGTGATGGACCACCACCCGCTTTCCGAGACATGA
- the lpxB gene encoding lipid-A-disaccharide synthase, translating to MNIFLIAGEPSGDALGAALMAGFAELVPGCRFAGVGGEGMAEAGLTSLFPMSDLSVMGLAEVLPRISLLRRRITQTAQAIAEQRPDLVVTIDSPDFCLRVLKRARAARPDLPVVHYVAPSVWAWRPKRAARMAPLVDHVLALLPFEPPYMQAAGMSCDFVGHPVVAAPRATQAEAQAIRQAQTVVLALPGSRGGEIARLAPRFGQALGQALPPGAQVLVPTVAAQAEHMRAQVARWPVPAQVLTESAQKRAAFRAADVALAASGTVSLELAANDTPMVIGYDMAWLTQRIAERLIKLDTVTLVNLVSETRAVPEYLGRACTADNLAQGLRNLLADPARQADQRAAMRLTMDRLGQGGDAPGYRAAASCLAFMSRKAGGGPSPVP from the coding sequence ATGAATATCTTTCTGATCGCGGGTGAGCCATCGGGCGATGCGCTTGGCGCGGCGCTGATGGCGGGCTTTGCTGAATTGGTCCCCGGATGCAGATTCGCCGGTGTCGGCGGCGAGGGGATGGCGGAAGCGGGCCTGACATCGCTGTTCCCCATGTCTGACCTGTCGGTGATGGGGCTGGCCGAGGTGCTGCCACGCATTTCTCTGTTGCGCCGCCGCATCACGCAGACCGCCCAAGCCATTGCCGAGCAGCGCCCTGATCTGGTCGTGACCATCGACAGCCCCGATTTTTGCCTGCGTGTGCTCAAACGCGCCCGCGCCGCGCGGCCTGATCTGCCGGTGGTGCATTATGTTGCGCCCTCTGTCTGGGCGTGGCGGCCCAAACGGGCCGCGCGCATGGCGCCCTTGGTCGATCATGTGCTGGCGCTGTTGCCGTTCGAGCCGCCCTATATGCAGGCCGCGGGCATGTCCTGCGATTTCGTGGGCCACCCTGTTGTGGCGGCACCCCGCGCGACACAGGCAGAGGCGCAGGCGATCCGACAGGCGCAAACCGTGGTTCTGGCGCTGCCCGGGTCGCGGGGCGGAGAAATCGCGCGTTTGGCCCCGCGTTTCGGGCAGGCCTTGGGCCAAGCCCTGCCACCGGGTGCGCAGGTTCTGGTGCCTACGGTTGCCGCGCAGGCCGAGCATATGCGCGCGCAGGTGGCCCGCTGGCCCGTCCCGGCACAGGTGCTGACAGAGTCCGCCCAGAAACGCGCGGCGTTCCGCGCGGCGGATGTGGCGCTGGCGGCGTCGGGCACGGTCAGTCTGGAACTGGCGGCGAATGATACGCCTATGGTGATCGGCTATGACATGGCTTGGCTGACCCAGCGCATTGCCGAACGTCTGATCAAGCTGGACACGGTGACACTGGTCAACCTTGTCTCAGAAACCCGCGCCGTGCCCGAATATCTGGGCCGCGCCTGCACCGCCGACAATCTTGCGCAGGGCTTGCGCAACCTGTTGGCCGACCCCGCGCGCCAAGCGGACCAACGCGCGGCCATGCGCCTGACAATGGACCGGCTGGGGCAGGGGGGGGACGCGCCGGGGTATCGCGCCGCGGCGTCTTGCCTTGCCTTCATGTCTCGGAAAGCGGGTGGTGGTCCATCACCAGTGCCTTAA
- a CDS encoding LpxI family protein: MTRTALIAGRGDLPELVAARLALEGLPPVLAELEGFESLSLAREGVERFRLERLVPFLDRLVDLGVTRAVFAGGVHRPRLDPALLDPATMQLLPRIMAAMGQGDDGALREVIALMGEWGIDVVGVQDICPELLPAPGQLGAHAPKAQDRKDIARGFEILHAMGAADVGQGCCVARGQCLAIEALPGTDVMLSHLASLRGSALPEGGVFCKAPKPEQDRRIDLPALGVATVDGAHKAGLRGIAVRAGGVLMLDAPAMIARADELGLFLLAEP; this comes from the coding sequence ATGACCCGGACGGCGCTTATCGCGGGGCGGGGCGATTTGCCCGAACTCGTCGCGGCGCGTCTGGCGCTGGAGGGCTTGCCGCCGGTGCTGGCCGAGCTTGAAGGGTTTGAGAGCCTGTCACTGGCCCGCGAGGGGGTGGAACGGTTTCGGCTTGAACGCCTTGTGCCGTTTCTGGACCGGCTGGTCGATTTGGGGGTCACCCGCGCGGTATTTGCAGGCGGCGTGCATCGCCCGCGGCTGGACCCAGCACTTCTGGACCCGGCCACGATGCAGCTTTTGCCCCGCATCATGGCCGCGATGGGCCAAGGCGATGACGGGGCTTTGCGCGAGGTGATCGCGCTGATGGGCGAATGGGGCATAGACGTTGTCGGCGTGCAGGACATCTGCCCGGAACTGCTGCCCGCGCCCGGCCAGCTTGGCGCGCATGCGCCCAAGGCGCAGGACCGCAAGGATATCGCGCGCGGCTTTGAGATATTGCACGCCATGGGCGCGGCGGACGTGGGGCAAGGCTGCTGCGTGGCGCGCGGTCAGTGTCTGGCCATAGAAGCGCTGCCCGGGACCGATGTGATGCTGTCGCATCTGGCCAGCTTGCGCGGTAGTGCGCTGCCCGAGGGCGGCGTGTTTTGCAAGGCGCCCAAACCCGAACAAGACCGCCGCATTGACCTGCCTGCCTTGGGTGTCGCTACGGTAGATGGCGCGCACAAAGCCGGGCTGCGCGGGATTGCCGTTCGGGCGGGGGGCGTGCTGATGCTTGACGCGCCCGCCATGATCGCACGCGCCGATGAACTGGGGCTGTTCCTGCTGGCAGAGCCATGA
- the lpxA gene encoding acyl-ACP--UDP-N-acetylglucosamine O-acyltransferase has product MSGIDPSATVHPMAVVEDGAQIGAGCTIGPFAIIGPEVTLAENVTVKPHALVTGWTEIGAGCTIFSFASVGEIPQDLKYAGERTRLVIGRNCRIRENATLHSGTEHGGGITRMGDNCLVMAGAHVGHDAQIGNNVILANYAGIAGHVVIEDNVIVGALSGIHQFVRIGEGAIIGGVSRVTHDVMPFGMVASSDGTLNGLNLIGLKRRGMAREDIAALREAYRTLADTDAPLVEAARDLGEEAQSDAVRKLAAFFTTASGRSFLRPQ; this is encoded by the coding sequence ATGTCAGGAATCGACCCAAGTGCAACGGTTCACCCGATGGCGGTGGTGGAAGACGGGGCGCAGATCGGTGCAGGCTGCACCATTGGTCCGTTTGCGATCATCGGCCCAGAGGTAACGCTGGCCGAGAATGTGACCGTCAAACCCCACGCGCTGGTCACCGGCTGGACCGAGATTGGCGCGGGCTGCACCATATTTTCCTTCGCATCGGTGGGGGAAATCCCGCAAGACCTGAAATATGCAGGTGAGCGCACGCGGCTGGTGATTGGCCGCAACTGCCGTATTCGCGAGAATGCGACGCTGCATAGCGGCACAGAGCATGGCGGCGGGATAACGCGTATGGGCGATAATTGTCTGGTGATGGCGGGTGCGCATGTCGGCCATGATGCGCAAATCGGCAATAACGTGATTCTGGCCAATTATGCAGGCATCGCGGGCCATGTGGTGATCGAGGACAACGTGATCGTCGGCGCGCTGTCGGGCATCCACCAATTCGTCCGCATTGGCGAGGGTGCGATCATCGGCGGCGTCAGTCGCGTGACGCATGATGTTATGCCCTTCGGCATGGTCGCCAGCAGCGACGGCACGCTGAACGGGTTGAACTTGATCGGGCTGAAACGTCGCGGCATGGCGCGCGAGGATATCGCGGCGCTGCGCGAGGCGTATCGCACGCTGGCCGATACCGATGCGCCCTTGGTGGAAGCCGCCCGCGATCTGGGCGAAGAGGCGCAAAGCGACGCCGTGCGCAAGCTGGCTGCGTTTTTCACAACGGCCTCTGGCCGCAGTTTTTTGCGTCCGCAATGA
- the fabZ gene encoding 3-hydroxyacyl-ACP dehydratase FabZ gives MSENVQATEADLATIMKIIPHRYPFLLVDKVRNVVARESAVGIKNVTFNEPHFQGHFPGAPIMPGVTIVEAMAQTAAVLVGLTIGYGEKAPLVYFMSIDKAKFRRKVVPGDVLELHVKVLRGSTKIWKFEGTAMVEGQIAAQAEFAAMIDASATA, from the coding sequence ATGTCTGAGAATGTCCAAGCCACAGAGGCCGATTTGGCCACGATCATGAAGATCATTCCGCACCGCTACCCGTTCCTGCTGGTCGACAAGGTGCGCAACGTGGTGGCGCGTGAAAGCGCCGTGGGCATCAAGAATGTCACCTTCAACGAGCCGCATTTCCAAGGCCATTTTCCCGGCGCGCCCATCATGCCCGGTGTGACCATCGTGGAAGCCATGGCGCAGACCGCCGCCGTGCTGGTGGGTCTGACCATCGGTTATGGCGAGAAAGCACCGCTGGTCTATTTCATGTCCATCGACAAGGCCAAGTTCCGCCGCAAGGTCGTTCCCGGCGATGTGCTGGAACTGCATGTGAAAGTGCTGCGCGGGTCCACCAAGATCTGGAAATTCGAAGGCACTGCAATGGTCGAAGGCCAGATCGCCGCGCAAGCTGAATTCGCGGCAATGATTGACGCCTCGGCCACGGCATAA
- a CDS encoding OmpH family outer membrane protein, which translates to MILSAVAGLGLATASVAQQGSTFSLGETVGAPIGDGLVLRSVDEERLFRDSEFGQRVQGEIDAASRALEDENARLLAELTAREEELTEARATLSPEEFRAQAEAFDQRAEMVRQDQAQKLARFSQFEESERRRFFSQTGAILQEVLQDEGAQILIAARAVIIGLPEMDMTDAAIDAIDAALGDGGAAPFPLEAP; encoded by the coding sequence ATGATACTCAGCGCGGTCGCAGGGCTTGGCCTTGCGACCGCCTCTGTTGCGCAGCAGGGATCCACGTTCTCGTTGGGCGAAACCGTGGGGGCGCCGATTGGCGATGGCTTGGTGCTGCGCAGTGTTGACGAAGAACGCTTGTTCCGCGATTCGGAATTCGGGCAGCGCGTGCAGGGCGAAATCGACGCCGCATCGCGCGCGCTGGAGGACGAGAATGCAAGGCTTCTGGCCGAGCTGACCGCACGGGAAGAAGAACTGACCGAAGCCCGCGCCACCTTGTCGCCCGAAGAGTTTCGCGCTCAGGCCGAAGCCTTTGACCAGCGTGCCGAAATGGTTCGACAGGATCAGGCGCAGAAGCTGGCACGTTTCTCCCAGTTCGAGGAATCCGAGCGCCGCCGCTTTTTTTCGCAGACCGGCGCGATCTTGCAAGAAGTCTTGCAAGATGAGGGCGCGCAGATCCTGATTGCGGCGCGCGCCGTCATTATCGGTCTGCCCGAAATGGACATGACCGATGCGGCGATTGACGCGATTGATGCGGCCTTGGGCGATGGCGGTGCCGCGCCATTCCCGCTAGAGGCACCCTGA
- the bamA gene encoding outer membrane protein assembly factor BamA has product MRGISMMLPSRKGGMALRLRFFSLMVFCLFSVGYFAAPSGALAQDYRFSSIDIDGNVRVDDSTILSVARIGTGQTVSAAQISAAFGNLSASGLFESVELTPRGNRLLIEVVEYPIIGVVNFEGNRRIDDDVLADAVQVRAGRVLSPSEVEADARAIAELYAQRGRSAAEVTPQILPRGDNRVDLAFVVREGDVVEIERLSFVGNRAFSSYRLRNVLNTKQAGILRRLVQRDTFVAERVALDRQLLSDFYLARGYIDFEILSVTPELSRERDRFFLTFNLREGEQFRFGDISVVSEVEGVDAADYERELRVRSGDIFAPNTLEMSIARMESLAESRGLRFIRAEPRFDRDNANRLVNVEFAIVRGERVFVERIDIQGNTSTRDDVIRRQFRLAEGDPLNPRKIREAAERIRALGYFSESSVEPRSGSTPDQAIVDVEVEETTTGSLGFSASYGADQGIGFGISFSEQNFLGRGQQVSASFNTVKGSRDISASFSEPALMGRDLTYTFSLGYRETSEFNANFDTREAFLNNSLGFPVSEFGRLTLRQGLLAERLTGLVSGTDSERLIDDQTGGTSVTGTLGFTYVHDTRNRGVDPSRGWIFSFEQDVGVGSQSRRFLKTEARAGYEMAVLNESVTLKADGRLGILHMIDGRSRYRDRFQLASVMRGFAAGDSGVRDFVPAADDVLGGTRYAVVSLEAQFPLGLPEEYGLSGGVFADVGTVWGLDGIDGRPPSEINTSDGTTDTASLNLRATLGVSLFWDSPIGPLRFDLSRPLRKLDSDETQNFDFSIVSTF; this is encoded by the coding sequence ATGCGCGGAATCTCTATGATGCTGCCATCGCGCAAGGGGGGTATGGCACTGCGCCTGCGCTTCTTCTCTTTGATGGTTTTTTGTTTGTTTTCGGTGGGTTATTTCGCAGCGCCCAGTGGTGCCCTGGCGCAGGATTACCGGTTTTCCAGCATTGATATCGACGGCAATGTTCGCGTAGACGATTCTACCATCCTCAGCGTGGCCAGAATCGGCACGGGGCAAACTGTCAGCGCGGCGCAGATTAGCGCGGCCTTCGGGAATCTGTCCGCATCTGGCCTGTTCGAAAGCGTGGAGCTAACCCCGCGCGGCAACCGTTTGTTGATTGAGGTTGTGGAATACCCCATCATCGGCGTGGTGAATTTCGAAGGCAACCGCCGCATTGACGATGACGTTCTGGCCGATGCCGTGCAGGTGCGTGCCGGGCGCGTTTTGTCCCCGAGCGAGGTTGAGGCAGATGCCCGCGCCATCGCAGAACTATATGCTCAGCGCGGCCGCAGCGCCGCCGAGGTGACCCCTCAGATCCTGCCGCGTGGCGACAACCGGGTTGATCTGGCCTTTGTCGTGCGCGAAGGCGATGTGGTCGAGATCGAGCGCCTGTCCTTCGTGGGCAACCGCGCATTTTCCAGCTATCGGTTGCGCAATGTCTTGAACACCAAGCAAGCTGGCATTCTGCGTCGCCTTGTCCAGCGCGATACGTTCGTGGCAGAGCGGGTTGCCTTGGACCGTCAGCTTCTGTCGGATTTCTACCTTGCGCGCGGCTATATCGATTTTGAAATCCTGTCTGTTACACCGGAATTGTCGCGCGAACGCGACCGGTTTTTCTTGACCTTCAACCTACGCGAAGGCGAGCAGTTCCGCTTTGGTGACATCTCTGTCGTCAGCGAGGTCGAGGGCGTCGATGCCGCCGATTACGAGCGCGAATTGCGCGTGCGGTCGGGTGATATCTTTGCGCCGAACACGCTGGAAATGAGCATTGCGCGCATGGAAAGCTTGGCGGAAAGCCGTGGTTTGCGGTTCATCCGGGCAGAGCCGCGCTTTGATCGCGACAATGCTAATCGTCTTGTGAATGTGGAATTCGCCATCGTGCGCGGCGAACGCGTGTTTGTTGAACGGATCGACATTCAGGGCAACACCTCTACCCGCGACGATGTGATCCGCCGCCAGTTCCGTCTTGCAGAAGGCGACCCTTTGAACCCGCGCAAAATCCGCGAAGCTGCCGAACGCATCCGTGCCTTGGGTTATTTTTCTGAATCCTCTGTCGAGCCGCGCTCAGGGTCCACGCCCGATCAGGCGATTGTCGATGTCGAGGTTGAGGAAACCACCACCGGGTCGCTGGGCTTTTCGGCCAGCTATGGCGCAGATCAGGGGATCGGCTTTGGCATTTCCTTTTCGGAACAGAACTTCCTAGGCCGGGGGCAGCAGGTGTCGGCCAGCTTCAACACGGTGAAAGGGTCGCGCGATATTTCGGCCTCTTTTTCCGAACCGGCGCTCATGGGGCGTGATCTGACCTACACCTTTAGCCTTGGATATCGCGAAACCTCGGAATTCAACGCCAATTTTGATACGCGTGAGGCGTTCCTGAACAACTCGCTTGGCTTTCCGGTCAGTGAATTTGGCCGGTTGACGCTGCGCCAAGGGTTGCTGGCCGAGCGGTTGACGGGGTTGGTTTCGGGAACGGATTCCGAACGCCTGATCGACGATCAGACCGGCGGCACCAGCGTTACCGGCACCTTGGGCTTTACCTATGTGCACGACACGCGCAATCGGGGTGTGGACCCGTCGCGCGGTTGGATCTTCTCGTTCGAACAGGATGTGGGCGTTGGCAGCCAAAGCCGCCGTTTCCTGAAAACCGAAGCGCGGGCAGGCTATGAAATGGCCGTGCTGAACGAGAGTGTCACGCTGAAGGCGGATGGCCGTTTGGGCATCTTGCACATGATCGACGGGCGCTCGCGCTACCGCGACCGCTTCCAGCTTGCAAGCGTTATGCGGGGCTTTGCGGCAGGCGATTCCGGTGTGCGCGATTTTGTTCCGGCTGCCGATGACGTGCTGGGCGGCACCCGCTACGCCGTCGTATCGCTGGAAGCACAATTTCCGCTTGGCCTGCCAGAGGAATACGGCCTGAGCGGCGGTGTCTTTGCCGATGTCGGCACGGTTTGGGGTTTGGATGGAATTGACGGTCGACCGCCCAGCGAAATCAATACTTCGGACGGCACCACCGACACCGCCTCGCTCAATCTGCGTGCGACCTTGGGGGTCTCGCTGTTCTGGGACAGCCCGATTGGGCCACTGCGCTTCGACCTGTCGCGCCCCTTGCGCAAGCTTGACAGCGACGAGACGCAGAATTTCGACTTCTCGATCGTATCCACCTTCTAA
- the rseP gene encoding RIP metalloprotease RseP has translation MDAFGLLPDFGNFFATIAAFVVVLSIIVAVHEYGHYIVGRWSGIHADVFSIGFGPVLASRTDKRGTVWQFAAIPLGGYVKFAGDSGATSAKDDDAMSGLSAAERRRTMHGAPLWARAATVAAGPVFNFIFAFVVFAGLLFYEGIAVDEPVVGEIAELPAGPFGLQQGDRVLSVGGIETETLSDFLTAAQDLPAQPVLDYTVLRDGAQMEVTGPHPMPPLAGSVAMKSAARDAKMRTGDVITAIDGAEIATFNELREKVAESEGAALDLTVWRAGEELALTLVPRSTDLPLPEGGFETRYLIGLTSGAVFDYGTRTPGALEAAGLAASQLWTITRTSVEGLYYMILGQISTCNLSSPLGIAEASVAKASDGLVEFIWFLGVISVAIGFLNLFPIPPLDGGHLMFHAYEAVARRPASDQAVRVLMTLGLAMVLSLFVFALFNDLTC, from the coding sequence TTGGACGCATTCGGCCTTTTGCCCGATTTTGGCAATTTCTTTGCAACCATCGCGGCGTTTGTCGTTGTCCTGTCCATTATCGTGGCAGTGCATGAATACGGTCATTACATTGTCGGGCGCTGGTCGGGCATCCATGCCGATGTGTTTTCCATCGGTTTTGGCCCGGTGCTGGCCAGCCGCACCGATAAACGTGGCACGGTCTGGCAATTTGCGGCCATCCCGTTGGGCGGGTATGTTAAATTTGCGGGCGATTCCGGCGCGACCTCTGCCAAGGATGATGACGCCATGTCGGGGCTAAGTGCCGCCGAGCGCCGCCGCACCATGCATGGCGCGCCGCTTTGGGCGCGCGCGGCAACCGTGGCGGCGGGACCGGTGTTTAACTTCATCTTCGCTTTCGTCGTTTTCGCCGGATTGCTCTTTTACGAAGGCATCGCGGTGGATGAGCCTGTCGTGGGCGAGATTGCGGAACTGCCCGCCGGGCCTTTCGGCCTGCAACAGGGCGACCGCGTTCTGTCCGTAGGCGGGATAGAAACCGAAACCCTGTCCGATTTTCTGACCGCGGCACAAGACCTGCCCGCGCAGCCGGTGCTGGATTACACCGTGTTGCGCGACGGCGCCCAGATGGAAGTGACCGGTCCGCACCCAATGCCACCCTTGGCTGGCTCTGTTGCCATGAAATCCGCCGCGCGCGATGCGAAAATGCGAACGGGTGATGTGATTACAGCCATCGACGGGGCCGAAATTGCCACCTTTAACGAGCTGCGCGAGAAAGTGGCCGAATCCGAAGGCGCGGCGCTGGACCTGACCGTCTGGCGCGCGGGCGAGGAACTGGCGCTTACGCTGGTGCCACGCAGCACCGATTTGCCCTTGCCCGAAGGCGGGTTTGAAACCCGCTACCTGATCGGCCTGACATCTGGTGCGGTATTTGACTATGGCACCCGCACCCCCGGCGCGCTGGAAGCCGCAGGCTTGGCAGCCAGCCAGCTTTGGACCATTACGCGCACCTCGGTCGAGGGGCTGTATTACATGATCTTGGGCCAGATCAGCACATGCAACCTGTCCAGCCCCCTCGGCATTGCCGAGGCTTCGGTTGCAAAGGCGTCTGATGGGTTGGTGGAATTCATCTGGTTTCTAGGTGTGATTTCGGTGGCCATCGGTTTTTTGAACCTGTTCCCGATCCCGCCGCTGGATGGCGGCCACCTGATGTTCCATGCCTATGAAGCCGTAGCGCGCCGCCCGGCCAGCGATCAGGCCGTGCGGGTGCTGATGACGCTGGGCTTGGCAATGGTGCTAAGCCTGTTCGTCTTCGCGCTGTTCAATGACCTGACCTGCTAG